The proteins below come from a single Brevundimonas sp. LM2 genomic window:
- a CDS encoding family 1 glycosylhydrolase, which yields MFATGIENSIPRIKNGTVRVDQMEVCGHYRHWRRDFDCVEELGIRFLRYGPPLHTTLIGPGRYDWSFADETFADLFRRRLIPIVDLCHFGVPDWLGDFQNPDFPVHFEAYARAFAMRFPWVQFYTPVNEMFICATFSARYGWWNEQGTSDQTYVTALKNIVRANVLAMEAILAVRPDAIFIQSESSEYFHAETPAAIGPAETLNGQRFLTLDLNYGHRVDSGVYEYLMDNGMTRDEYHFFLGRRLRQHCILGNDYYWTNEHRVAADGSTRASGEIFGYSEITRQYYNRYKLPVMHTETNLAEGPNGDEAVNWLWKQWANVLRVRNDGVPTLGFTWYSLTDQVDWDSALREQNGTVNPLGLYDLDRNIRAVGRSYQQLIRDWGEVLPTQSVCLSLPVVPPEDYGDHHSREQSREAVEQRREELDDA from the coding sequence ATGTTCGCCACGGGGATCGAGAATTCCATCCCGCGCATCAAGAACGGGACGGTGCGCGTCGATCAGATGGAGGTGTGCGGACATTACCGTCACTGGCGCCGGGATTTCGACTGTGTCGAGGAACTGGGCATCCGCTTCCTGCGCTACGGCCCGCCGCTGCACACCACCCTGATCGGGCCCGGCCGGTACGACTGGTCATTCGCCGACGAGACCTTCGCGGACCTGTTCCGGCGCCGTCTGATCCCGATCGTCGACCTGTGCCATTTCGGCGTGCCCGACTGGCTTGGCGACTTCCAGAATCCGGATTTCCCCGTCCATTTCGAGGCCTATGCCCGCGCCTTCGCGATGCGGTTTCCCTGGGTCCAGTTCTACACGCCGGTCAATGAGATGTTCATCTGCGCCACCTTCTCGGCGCGCTATGGCTGGTGGAACGAACAGGGGACCAGCGACCAGACCTATGTCACCGCGTTGAAAAACATCGTCCGCGCCAATGTTCTGGCGATGGAGGCGATCCTGGCCGTCCGGCCCGACGCCATCTTCATCCAGAGCGAGTCGTCCGAATATTTCCACGCCGAGACGCCGGCGGCCATCGGGCCGGCCGAGACGCTGAACGGCCAGCGGTTCCTGACGCTGGACCTGAACTACGGCCATCGGGTCGACTCCGGCGTCTACGAGTACCTGATGGACAACGGGATGACCCGGGACGAGTACCATTTCTTCCTGGGGCGGCGGCTGCGCCAGCACTGTATCCTGGGCAACGACTACTACTGGACCAACGAGCACCGGGTTGCGGCCGACGGCAGCACCCGCGCCTCGGGCGAGATCTTCGGCTACAGCGAGATCACCCGTCAGTACTACAACCGCTACAAGCTGCCGGTGATGCACACCGAGACCAATCTCGCCGAGGGCCCGAACGGGGACGAGGCGGTGAACTGGCTCTGGAAACAGTGGGCCAACGTCCTGAGGGTCAGGAACGACGGGGTGCCGACGCTGGGCTTCACCTGGTATTCGCTGACCGACCAGGTCGACTGGGACTCCGCCCTGCGCGAGCAGAACGGGACGGTGAACCCGCTGGGCCTCTATGATCTGGACCGCAACATCCGGGCCGTCGGGCGATCGTACCAGCAGCTGATCCGCGACTGGGGCGAAGTCCTGCCGACCCAGAGCGTCTGCCTGAGCCTGCCGGTCGTTCCGCCCGAGGACTACGGCGATCACCACTCCCGCGAACAGTCGCGCGAGGCCGTCGAACAGCGGCGCGAAGAGCTGGACGACGCCTGA
- a CDS encoding DUF1294 domain-containing protein, with product MALSRIDLFLILLALANLHAFARFWIDKRAAAAGVRRTPERTLLTAALFGGFGAWLGQHLLRHKTRKEPFRSRLGATILLHLAGVGMIVWALLANARVV from the coding sequence ATGGCGCTGAGCCGGATCGATCTGTTCCTGATCCTTCTGGCCCTGGCCAACCTGCACGCCTTCGCCCGCTTCTGGATCGACAAGCGGGCGGCGGCGGCGGGCGTGCGCCGCACGCCAGAGCGCACCTTGCTGACCGCCGCCCTGTTCGGCGGGTTCGGGGCCTGGCTGGGTCAGCACCTGCTGCGCCACAAGACCCGCAAGGAACCGTTCCGCAGCCGTCTGGGGGCGACCATCCTGCTGCATCTGGCGGGCGTGGGAATGATCGTCTGGGCGCTGCTGGCGAACGCCCGGGTCGTCTGA
- a CDS encoding EAL domain-containing protein, with product MSCVACRDGTGFDLPITMAFQPIANIETQTVFAYEALVRGQDGSGAGAVLAQVSHDNRYAFDQLCRKTAIELAAGLDMAAGGSHLSINFLPNAVYEPRACIRVTLAAAMRTGFPIDRIIFEFTEDESMDTNHILNILRSYRAMGFKTAIDDFGAGYAGLGLLSKFQPDIVKLDMALVRDIDTDPVKRTIVRHTLGMLRDLGIEPVCEGIETVGEHDALRDLGVTLMQGYLLAKPVIAALPPVAWPGTVAPLALTA from the coding sequence ATGTCGTGTGTTGCGTGCCGGGACGGAACCGGATTCGATCTGCCGATCACCATGGCGTTCCAGCCGATCGCCAACATCGAAACCCAGACGGTCTTCGCCTATGAGGCCCTGGTGCGGGGCCAGGACGGCAGCGGAGCGGGGGCGGTGCTGGCCCAGGTGTCGCACGACAACCGCTATGCCTTCGACCAGTTGTGCCGCAAGACCGCGATCGAGCTGGCGGCCGGGCTCGACATGGCGGCCGGCGGGTCGCACCTGTCGATCAATTTCCTGCCCAACGCCGTCTATGAGCCGCGCGCCTGTATCCGCGTGACCCTGGCGGCCGCCATGCGCACCGGCTTTCCCATTGACCGGATCATCTTCGAGTTCACCGAGGACGAGTCGATGGACACCAATCACATCCTGAACATCCTGCGCTCGTACCGGGCCATGGGGTTCAAGACCGCGATCGACGACTTCGGGGCCGGCTATGCGGGCCTCGGGCTGCTCAGCAAGTTCCAGCCGGACATCGTCAAGCTGGACATGGCCCTGGTGCGCGACATCGACACCGACCCGGTCAAGCGGACCATCGTGCGCCACACCCTGGGCATGCTGCGCGACCTGGGGATCGAGCCCGTCTGCGAAGGGATCGAGACGGTGGGCGAACACGACGCCCTGCGCGATCTGGGCGTCACGCTGATGCAGGGCTATCTGCTGGCCAAGCCGGTGATCGCCGCCCTGCCCCCGGTCGCCTGGCCGGGTACCGTTGCGCCCCTCGCCCTGACCGCCTGA
- a CDS encoding DUF6880 family protein gives MAPRSSSARKTLSTANLAALGAERLATLLIEATVGDTNLKRRLKLELAAEVGPGDLALEIDKRMNALAASRTRVSWRKRPELIADLQVHRRAIVERLAPNDAGAALDRLSAWLDLYPGLTTRVKDPKGELSDLFFAAAEDLGAVATAAGPDRAAPVLAEAVETRLSEWGGWIGRAATTMSPALAMRLLEALTAGRPSPTGRRALVVRKLADRAGDARAWAGTFAPEDRARPEVGAQVARRLAAAGLAEAAREALDRARPRPTASSRRREADLPPEPSPVWDAAEIEVLEAEGRTEDAQRARWAAFERSLDETALRAFVSRLADFDDVEAIDRAHAVAAGWGDATRGLAFLMAWPALREAAAMIRARAGDLRGLGEEALLWIARLEGRYPDAALILVRSRARSLAALGPSRSAEVRALSAEAAELALRPGAVEGLESHAAFIDSLDALASRPSRWG, from the coding sequence ATGGCCCCGCGTTCCAGTTCCGCCCGCAAGACCCTGTCGACCGCCAACTTGGCCGCCCTGGGGGCCGAGCGGCTGGCGACGCTGCTGATCGAGGCGACGGTCGGGGACACCAATCTGAAGCGCCGGCTGAAGCTGGAGCTGGCGGCCGAGGTCGGCCCCGGCGATCTGGCGCTGGAGATCGACAAGCGGATGAACGCCCTGGCGGCCAGCCGGACCCGGGTGTCGTGGCGCAAGCGGCCGGAGCTGATCGCCGATCTTCAGGTCCATCGCCGCGCCATCGTCGAGCGGCTGGCCCCCAACGACGCCGGGGCCGCCCTGGACCGGCTGTCGGCCTGGCTGGACCTGTATCCAGGCCTGACCACCCGGGTGAAGGACCCCAAGGGCGAGCTGTCCGACCTGTTCTTCGCCGCCGCCGAGGACCTGGGGGCCGTCGCCACCGCCGCCGGGCCCGACCGGGCCGCCCCGGTCCTGGCCGAGGCGGTCGAGACCCGGCTGTCGGAATGGGGCGGCTGGATCGGACGCGCCGCCACGACGATGAGCCCGGCCCTGGCGATGCGCCTGCTGGAGGCGCTGACCGCCGGCCGGCCGTCCCCGACCGGGCGGCGGGCCCTGGTGGTGCGCAAGCTGGCCGATCGCGCCGGCGACGCCCGGGCCTGGGCCGGTACCTTCGCCCCCGAGGATCGCGCCCGGCCCGAGGTGGGGGCCCAGGTGGCGCGACGGCTGGCGGCGGCGGGCCTGGCGGAGGCGGCCCGCGAGGCTCTGGACCGCGCCCGACCGCGCCCCACGGCCTCGTCGCGCCGACGCGAGGCCGATCTCCCGCCCGAGCCGTCGCCGGTTTGGGACGCCGCCGAGATCGAGGTGCTGGAGGCCGAGGGCCGGACCGAGGACGCCCAGCGCGCGCGCTGGGCCGCCTTCGAACGCAGTCTGGACGAGACCGCCCTGCGGGCCTTCGTCTCGCGCCTGGCCGATTTCGACGATGTCGAGGCGATCGATCGCGCCCACGCGGTGGCAGCGGGCTGGGGCGACGCCACCCGCGGGCTGGCCTTCCTGATGGCCTGGCCGGCGCTGCGCGAGGCCGCCGCCATGATCCGAGCGCGCGCCGGCGACCTGCGGGGGCTGGGCGAGGAGGCCCTGCTGTGGATCGCCCGGCTCGAGGGGCGCTATCCGGACGCCGCCCTGATCCTGGTGCGCTCGCGGGCGCGCAGCCTGGCCGCCCTGGGCCCCAGCCGGAGCGCGGAGGTGCGCGCCCTGTCCGCCGAAGCCGCCGAACTGGCCCTGAGGCCCGGGGCTGTCGAGGGCCTGGAAAGCCATGCGGCCTTCATCGACTCGCTCGACGCCCTGGCGTCCCGACCCTCTCGCTGGGGTTGA
- the carB gene encoding carbamoyl-phosphate synthase large subunit, with translation MPKRTDIQSILIIGAGPIVIGQACEFDYSGVQACKALKAEGYRVILVNSNPATIMTDPDMADATYIEPITPEFVERIIAKERPDALLPTMGGQTALNTALALDASGALAKYGVEMIGAKADVIDKAEDRQKFRDAMDKLGLESPKSKAAHTLDEALDGLEFVGLPAIVRPSFTLAGTGGGIAYNREEFEEIVLRGLDLSPTTEVLIEESVLGWKEYEMEVVRDKADNCIIICSIENIDPMGVHTGDSITVAPALTLADKEYQRMRTGSINVLREIGVETGGSNVQWAINPADGRMVVIEMNPRVSRSSALASKATGFPIAKVAARLAVGYTLDELTNDITMVTPASFEPSIDYVVTKIPRFAFEKYPGAEATLSTSMKSVGEVMAIGRTFQESMQKALRGLETGLSGFDEIEIEGTVDVEDEASARAAVVRALGQPTPDRIRVIAQAFRHGLSVEEVNAACSYEPWFLRQIADIVRTEGHVRVQGLPTEPTAFRTLKSKGFSDARLAQLTGTTETAVRHARRALDVRPVFKRIDTCAAEFASATAYMYSTYETGALGQVPQCESNPTDRKKAIILGGGPNRIGQGIEFDYCCCHAAFAFADIGVESIMVNCNPETVSTDYDTSDRLYFEPLTAEDVLELIEVERSNGNLIGVVVQFGGQTPLKLAHALHEDGIPILGTSLDSIDLAEDRERFQVMLNDIGLMQPPNGLARSAQEAADKADEVGYPVVLRPSYVLGGRGMMIVHDREQLDRYVGEAMRVSGSDPVLIDHYLNRATEVDVDALCDDETVFVAGVLEHIEEAGVHSGDSACSMPPFSLSAEIVQELKRQTEAMARALKVRGLMNVQFAIEEPHSEHPRIFVLEVNPRASRTAPFVAKTIGQPVAAIAAKVMAGVPLASFGLKDVPYDHIAVKEAVFPFARFAGVDTILGPEMRSTGEVMGLDFKREGETDMAPAFARAFAKSQIGGGTTLPTTGCAFVSVKDDDKPFIVEAVALLLKQGFEVIATGGTHAWLVQQGLPVGFVKKVLEGRPNIVDAMKNGDVQLVINTTEGKQSLQDSFSLRRTALMMKIPYYTTAAGALAAAQGIGAIQADTLDVRPIQDYAH, from the coding sequence ATGCCCAAACGTACGGACATTCAGTCGATCCTGATCATCGGGGCCGGGCCCATCGTCATCGGCCAGGCGTGCGAGTTCGACTATTCGGGCGTGCAGGCCTGCAAGGCGCTGAAGGCCGAGGGCTACCGGGTCATCCTGGTCAACTCCAACCCCGCCACCATCATGACCGATCCGGACATGGCGGACGCGACCTATATCGAGCCGATCACGCCCGAATTCGTCGAGCGGATCATCGCCAAGGAACGCCCCGACGCCCTGCTGCCGACCATGGGCGGGCAGACGGCGCTGAACACCGCCCTGGCGCTGGACGCCTCCGGCGCGCTGGCGAAATACGGCGTCGAGATGATCGGGGCCAAGGCCGACGTCATCGACAAGGCCGAGGACCGGCAGAAATTCCGCGACGCCATGGACAAGCTGGGGCTGGAATCGCCCAAGTCCAAGGCGGCCCATACGCTGGACGAGGCCTTGGACGGGCTGGAGTTCGTCGGCCTGCCCGCCATCGTCCGCCCCAGCTTCACCCTGGCCGGCACCGGCGGCGGCATCGCCTACAACCGCGAGGAGTTCGAGGAGATCGTGCTGCGCGGCCTCGACCTGTCGCCGACCACCGAGGTGCTTATCGAGGAGAGCGTCCTGGGCTGGAAGGAGTATGAGATGGAGGTGGTCCGCGACAAGGCGGACAACTGCATCATCATCTGCTCCATCGAGAACATCGACCCGATGGGGGTGCACACCGGCGACAGCATCACCGTCGCCCCGGCCCTGACCCTGGCCGACAAGGAGTACCAGCGCATGCGCACGGGCTCCATCAACGTCCTGCGCGAGATCGGGGTCGAGACCGGCGGATCGAACGTCCAGTGGGCCATCAACCCGGCCGACGGGCGGATGGTGGTGATCGAGATGAACCCGCGCGTCTCGCGCTCCTCGGCCCTGGCGTCGAAGGCCACCGGCTTCCCGATCGCCAAGGTCGCCGCCCGTCTGGCCGTCGGCTACACCCTGGACGAACTGACCAACGACATCACCATGGTGACGCCGGCCTCGTTCGAGCCGTCGATCGACTATGTCGTGACCAAGATCCCCCGCTTCGCCTTCGAGAAATACCCGGGGGCCGAGGCCACCCTGTCGACCTCGATGAAGTCGGTGGGCGAGGTCATGGCCATCGGCCGGACCTTCCAGGAGTCGATGCAGAAGGCCCTGCGCGGTCTGGAGACCGGCCTGTCCGGCTTCGACGAGATCGAGATCGAGGGCACGGTCGATGTCGAGGACGAGGCCAGCGCGCGCGCCGCCGTGGTCCGCGCCCTGGGGCAGCCCACGCCCGACCGCATCCGCGTCATCGCCCAGGCCTTCCGCCACGGCCTGTCGGTCGAGGAGGTCAACGCCGCCTGTTCGTACGAGCCCTGGTTCCTGCGCCAGATCGCCGACATCGTGCGCACCGAAGGCCACGTCCGGGTCCAGGGTCTGCCGACCGAGCCCACCGCATTCCGCACGCTGAAGTCCAAGGGCTTCTCCGACGCCCGCCTGGCCCAGCTGACCGGCACGACCGAGACGGCCGTCCGCCACGCCCGCCGCGCGCTCGACGTCCGCCCGGTGTTCAAGCGGATCGACACCTGCGCCGCCGAGTTCGCCAGCGCCACCGCCTATATGTACTCGACCTATGAGACCGGCGCTCTCGGCCAGGTTCCGCAGTGCGAGTCCAACCCGACCGACAGGAAGAAGGCCATCATCCTGGGCGGCGGTCCGAACCGGATCGGCCAGGGCATCGAGTTCGACTACTGCTGCTGTCACGCGGCCTTCGCCTTCGCCGACATCGGCGTCGAGTCGATCATGGTCAACTGCAACCCCGAGACCGTCTCGACCGACTACGACACCTCCGACCGGCTGTATTTCGAGCCCCTGACGGCCGAGGACGTGCTGGAGCTGATCGAGGTCGAGCGGTCCAACGGCAACCTGATCGGCGTCGTTGTCCAGTTCGGGGGCCAGACCCCGCTGAAGCTGGCCCATGCCCTGCACGAGGACGGCATCCCGATCCTGGGCACCAGCCTGGACTCCATCGACCTGGCCGAGGACCGCGAGCGCTTCCAGGTCATGCTCAATGACATCGGCCTGATGCAGCCGCCGAACGGCCTGGCGCGGTCCGCGCAAGAGGCGGCCGACAAGGCGGACGAGGTCGGCTATCCCGTCGTCCTGCGCCCCTCCTATGTGCTGGGCGGACGCGGCATGATGATCGTCCACGACCGCGAGCAGCTGGACCGCTACGTCGGCGAGGCCATGCGGGTCTCGGGCAGCGATCCCGTGCTGATCGACCACTATCTGAACCGCGCCACCGAGGTCGACGTCGACGCCCTGTGCGACGACGAGACGGTGTTTGTCGCCGGCGTGCTGGAGCACATCGAGGAGGCCGGCGTGCACTCGGGCGACAGCGCCTGCTCCATGCCGCCCTTCTCCCTGTCGGCCGAGATCGTCCAGGAGTTGAAGCGCCAGACCGAGGCCATGGCCCGGGCGCTCAAGGTCCGCGGCCTGATGAACGTGCAGTTCGCCATCGAGGAGCCGCATAGCGAACACCCGCGCATCTTCGTGCTGGAGGTCAATCCGCGCGCGTCCCGCACGGCCCCGTTCGTGGCCAAGACCATCGGCCAGCCGGTCGCCGCCATCGCCGCCAAGGTCATGGCCGGGGTGCCCCTCGCCTCCTTCGGCCTGAAGGACGTCCCCTACGACCATATCGCGGTCAAGGAGGCGGTCTTCCCCTTCGCCCGCTTCGCCGGCGTCGACACCATCCTGGGACCCGAGATGCGCTCGACCGGCGAGGTCATGGGCCTGGACTTCAAGCGCGAGGGCGAGACCGACATGGCCCCCGCCTTCGCCCGCGCCTTCGCCAAGTCCCAGATCGGCGGCGGCACCACCCTGCCGACCACGGGCTGTGCCTTCGTCAGCGTCAAGGACGACGACAAGCCCTTCATCGTCGAGGCCGTGGCCCTGTTACTGAAACAGGGTTTCGAGGTCATCGCCACCGGCGGCACCCACGCCTGGCTGGTCCAGCAGGGCCTGCCCGTGGGCTTCGTCAAGAAGGTGCTGGAGGGCCGCCCCAACATCGTCGACGCGATGAAGAACGGCGACGTCCAGCTGGTCATCAACACGACCGAGGGCAAACAGTCGCTGCAGGACAGCTTCAGCCTGCGTCGCACCGCCCTGATGATGAAGATCCCCTACTACACCACCGCCGCCGGGGCCCTGGCGGCGGCGCAGGGGATCGGGGCGATCCAGGCCGACACCCTGGATGTGCGCCCGATCCAGGACTACGCGCACTGA